The following are from one region of the Aspergillus chevalieri M1 DNA, chromosome 1, nearly complete sequence genome:
- a CDS encoding chromatin structure-remodeling complex subunit RSC7 (COG:S;~EggNog:ENOG410PGN5;~InterPro:IPR013933;~PFAM:PF08624;~antiSMASH:Cluster_1.1), whose amino-acid sequence MARKPRAAAQAAAQSIKNVPPPPEQSDEEMAEAEAPSHEPSPVEEQEEEEEEEEEEEPREDASEKEPEQEQTEQSEQHEEPEQEQPQEEAETETATPAATATPAQDSNTPSHPDSPSRLGRPAIPRKRRIGRPPKNRPPDWDLQDDGFAQSPNHVGTPAKRRRGRPNASGGRWARNRGASHVSQVPVDKEGKAMEVANDEVVLPEDAEGETKVDKNGNLLGDREYRVRTFTILDRGDRKYMLSTEPARCIGFRDSYLFFQKHRMLYKIIIDDEAKRDLIDRHIIPHSYKGRAIGVVTARSVFREFGAKIVVGGRKITDEYYVQEARERGEVEGELAVPEDKLPPPGEPYNRNQYVAWHGASSVYHTTGPSIPLPTGKVVDSKKRKVTVTGVNWMMEHAREASTYNSSILTARRTNLEGSYDIHTNVMQYPKIMQSTHARWERVPPPDPRVASRLAQGLSSLSLTNGAETEEPGPNGNKDKDEDMNESQDQLDETTSTKQTEPDTTTQSPFPTVPAPLSRRFAIHDIHYETPPHSNLGIPGPDGDVHDLGSNGLISTANPQHPEFVTPEILDELPPECREALLESAASEWEWKERWGSEGRDAARATPLKSYAWFP is encoded by the exons ATGGCCAGGAAACCTAGAGCAGCTGCTCAGGCAGCGGCTCAATCTATCA AAAatgttcctccacctcccgaACAATCCGACGAAGAAATGGCCGAAGCCGAAGCCCCATCGCATGAACCTTCCCCCGTagaggagcaggaggaggaagaagaagaagaggaagaagaggaacccaGAGAAGACGCGTCCGAGAAGGAACCAGAACAAGAACAAACCGAACAAAGCGAACAGCACGAAGAACCCGAGCAAGAGCAGCCTCAAGAAGAAGCTGAAACTGAGACTGCGACACCAGCAGCTACAGCGACGCCAGCGCAGGATTCGAATACCCCGTCGCACCCGGATTCGCCCTCTCGTTTGGGTCGACCTGCAATTCCGCGAAAGCGCCGCATTGGTCGTCCGCCGAAGAACCGCCCGCCGGACTGGGACTTACAGGATGATGGTTTTGCTCAGTCTCCGAACCATGTCGGTACCCCTGCGAAGAGACGACGCGGCCGTCCGAATGCCAGTGGTGGTCGATGGGCGCGGAATCGCGGAGCTTCGCATGTGTCACAGGTCCCGGTTGACAAGGAAGGAAAAGCGATGGAAGTTGCGAACGACGAGGTGGTTCTACCGGAAGACGCAGAGGGAGAGACTAAAGTCGACAAAAATGGGAACCTTCTGGGCGATAGAGAGTACCGAGTCCGTACGTTCACGATCCTCGATCGCGGCGACCGCAAGTACATGCTTTCTACAGAACCGGCGCGGTGTATCGGTTTCCGGGATTCCTATTTGTTCTTCCAGAAGCATCGCATGCTCTATAAGATCATCATCGATGATGAGGCTAAGCGCGACCTCATCGACAGGCACATCATCCCCCACTCCTACAAGGGACGTGCTATCGGCGTGGTGACGGCGCGGTCTGTGTTCCGTGAATTCGGTGCCAAGATTGTCGTTGGAGGCAGGAAGATTACCGATGAGTACTATGTGCAAGAAGCGCGTGAGCGCGGTGAGGTCGAAGGCGAGTTGGCAGTGCCAGAGGACAAACTGCCCCCGCCAGGAGAACCCTACAACCGGAACCAGTACGTCGCATGGCACGGTGCCAGCAGTGTTTATCACACCACAGGCCCGTCGATTCCTCTACCGACTGGCAAGGTGGTGGATtcgaagaagcgcaaggtGACGGTTACTGGCGTTAACTGGATGATGGAACACGCGCGTGAAGCTAG CACATATAATTCATCCATTCTCACTGCCCGACGCACAAACCTGGAAGGGTCCTACGATATTCACACGAACGTAATGCAATACCCCAAGATCATGCAATCCACCCACGCACGTTGGGAGCGTGTTCCCCCGCCAGACCCGCGCGTCGCCTCCCGACTAGCTCAGGGCCTGTCATCTCTAAGCCTGACAAACGGCGCTGAAACCGAAGAACCCGGCCCCAATGGCAACAAGGATAAGGATGAGGACATGAACGAATCCCAAGACCAACTCGACGAAACTACCTCCACTAAACAAACGGAACCAGACACAACCACGCAATCCCCCTTCCCAACCGTTCCCGCTCCTCTCTCGCGCCGCTTCGCCATCCACGACATCCACTACGAAACACCACCTCATTCCAACCTCGGCATCCCTGGCCCAGATGGCGACGTCCACGATCTCGGTTCGAATGGACTTATCAGCACTGCAAACCCGCAGCATCCCGAGTTCGTCACTCCGGAGATTCTCGATGAGTTGCCGCCGGAGTGCAGGGAAGCGTTGCTGGAATCTGCTGCCAGCGAGTGGGAGTGGAAGGAGAGATGGGGCAGTGAGGGGAGGGATGCGGCAAGGGCGACGCCGTTGAAGAGTTATGCGTGGTTTCCATGA
- a CDS encoding putative 3-beta hydroxysteroid dehydrogenase/isomerase family protein (COG:M;~EggNog:ENOG410PKKT;~InterPro:IPR036291,IPR002225;~PFAM:PF01073,PF01370;~SMCOG1010:NAD-dependent epimerase/dehydratase;~TransMembrane:1 (n2-17c22/23o365-386i);~antiSMASH:Cluster_1.1;~go_function: GO:0003854 - 3-beta-hydroxy-delta5-steroid dehydrogenase activity [Evidence IEA];~go_function: GO:0016616 - oxidoreductase activity, acting on the CH-OH group of donors, NAD or NADP as acceptor [Evidence IEA];~go_process: GO:0006694 - steroid biosynthetic process [Evidence IEA];~go_process: GO:0055114 - oxidation-reduction process [Evidence IEA]) has product MLLIVAAVVALTLTLYLYHVNRAMTLVPEEALKFSPHRWTVEEITKTYEQSIGSPVDVIKHLPPKQNRRYVVVGGSGLVGNWIVTHLLARGENPAAIRILDLLPPRQQILDQGVVFIKTNITDKTAASDAFTQSWPSKEIDQLPLTVYHTAAVIRPAERHKALLHLCTTVNVGGTRNVLEAAQTAGASCFIATSSGSVGLRRASFWVPPWISAPKRLVQVLRDQAVDQPKEHNQFFGNYAVSKYQAENLVRGADSAESGFRTGCIRPANGIYGIGADGSGSILGLYLRSGGNPTWTAPIIQNFVNAENVSIAHLLYEQQLVSPISENKNIDIGGQYFVITDPNPPVTFSDVYLLLTTLSKTPMNFTYVSAVPLFLMSYAVEFYAVIQYRFLSWLLPPLSWELAQLQPALFSVSDVHTIADEAGAGWTGVFCAYQHAEWDV; this is encoded by the exons ATGCTACTCATCGTGGCTGCCGTTGTGGCCCTGACTTTGACCCTCTACCTCTACCACGTCAATCGTGCAATGACTTTAGTCCCTGAAGAGGCACTCAAATTCTCACCTCATCGCTGGACCGTTGAAGAGATCACGAAAACCTACGAGCAAAGCATTGGATCTCCGGTCGACGTGATCAAGCATCTGCCTCCTAAGCAGAATCGTCGCTATGTTGTCGTTGGTGGATCAG GCCTCGTGGGTAACTGGATCGTCACTCATCTATTAGCCCGTGGTGAAAACCCAGCAGCAATTCGCATCCTGGACCTTCTGCCACCTCGCCAGCAAATCTTAGACCAGGGCGTCGTCTTCATCAAGACCAACATCACGGACAAGACGGCTGCCTCTGACGCTTTTACCCAATCCTGGCCCAGCAAGGAAATCGACCAACTCCCCCTTACCGTCTACCACACCGCAGCCGTCATCCGTCCAGCGGAGCGCCATAAGGCTCTTCTTCACCTCTGCACAACAGTCAACGTCGGGGGAACTCGTAACGTGCTTGAAGCTGCGCAGACCGCTGGCGCTAGCTGTTTTATCGCCACGTCTTCTGGTTCTGTTGGACTGCGACGAGCATCGTTTTGGGTTCCGCCGTGGATTAGCGCGCCAAAACGTCTGGTTCAAGTCCTGAGGGATCAAGCCGTTGATCAACCCAAAGAGCACAACCAATTCTTTGGAAACTACGCTGTGTCCAAGTACCAAGCAGAGAACCTGGTTCGTGGTGCGGATAGCGCGGAGTCGGGTTTCAGGACAGGCTGTATTCGTCCCGCGAATGGTATCTACGGCATTGGTGCGGATGGCAGTGGTAGCATTCTTGGACTTTATTTGCGAAGCGGTGGTAATCCTAC ATGGACAGCACCAATCATCCAAAACTTCGTCAACGCCGAAAACGTCTCTATCGCCCATCTCCTCTACGAGCAGCAACTCGTCTCTCCAATTTCAGAGAATAAAAACATCGACATTGGTGGCCAATATTTTGTCATCACAGACCCAAACCCTCCTGTCACTTTCAGCGATGTCTACCTCTTGCTCACCACGCTCTCCAAAACACCCATGAACTTCACTTACGTTTCCGCTGTTCCCTTATTCCTCATGTCGTATGCTGTTGAGTTCTATGCTGTCATTCAATATCGCTTTCTGTCATGGTTGTTGCCCCCTCTGTCCTGGGAGCTGGCGCAGCTGCAGCCTGCTTTGTTTTCTGTGTCTGATGTGCATACTATCGCGGATGAAGCCGGAGCAGGGTGGACTGGGGTATTCTGCGCCTATCAACACGCTGAATGGGATGTGTAA
- a CDS encoding putative secondary metabolism biosynthetic enzyme (COG:Q;~EggNog:ENOG410QD7U;~InterPro:IPR009081,IPR036736,IPR036291,IPR013120;~PFAM:PF00550,PF07993;~SMCOG1010:NAD-dependent epimerase/dehydratase;~antiSMASH:Cluster_1.1): MREARFAPWENVLIVPSGTNVDSKHRAFRNFLIATENDPALLDDPSTEVKVIIEVARMIASHMSYPDDMEVEDLARITIDSLMAIEIRSWCRRHAGIDVPLVDISNSGTVGALSKIIIKILREKYEKGASADTLLSSTALPDKLEILRQDTDLGKTIQAVSGPIPNWLSDIEGRVFFTGATDFLGSFLLSSLAHLPQVETIACLIRAPDAETGLARIKRNLTKYGLTMDFDSKLLVIPGDLTDPTFGLGQEKFDQLAHWASVVFHLGAYVNYTLPYSSHRDVNTTGLLHVLKFVSHMRLKPLHFTSSIGAAGPRGLLTGEDVGEDQRPNLDTERARQHVGYTQSKLVQENIVWDAIDRGYPIAIYRPGLVMGHSSTGVCKPEDLMNRMMSNCILTGCYPDPPQQRNQFVPVDYVCSALLRISMYNDNLGRVYNLAHTKQAESITMAEAFEIVSACCSSPLRCVAPSKWIEEVSSKGQHKVKLSTSFLDEQLSQHDVWWGGGSPGHMAMYRTENVRRALADCPEILEVKSMAELVRTYHPQWVNLTKI, encoded by the coding sequence ATGCGCGAGGCGCGCTTTGCTCCATGGGAGAATGTCCTGATAGTGCCCAGCGGAACAAATGTGGATTCGAAGCACCGGGCATTCAGGAACTTCCTCATTGCGACTGAGAATGATCCCGCTCTGCTGGATGATCCATCAACGGAGGTGAAGGTGATCATCGAGGTTGCTAGGATGATTGCGTCTCATATGTCTTATCCCGACGATATGGAAGTGGAAGATCTGGCAAGGATCACCATTGattccttgatggccattGAAATTCGAAGTTGGTGCCGTCGGCATGCCGGGATTGATGTGCCACTTGTGGACATATCAAACTCGGGGACCGTGGGCGCATTGAGTaaaatcatcatcaaaatTCTCCGTGAGAAATACGAAAAGGGCGCTTCAGCCGATACATTGCTTTCATCGACTGCACTTCCAGACAAACTCGAAATTCTCCGACAAGATACAGATCTGGGCAAGACAATACAAGCTGTCTCAGGCCCGATTCCAAATTGGCTTTCTGATATCGAAGGTCGGGTCTTCTTCACTGGTGCCACTGACTTCCTAGGATCTTTCTTGCTCTCGTCCCTTGCGCATCTGCCACAGGTCGAGACTATTGCCTGTCTAATTCGAGCACCTGACGCCGAAACGGGGTTGGCCCGGATTAAGCGTAACCTGACCAAATACGGACTCACAATGGATTTTGACTCGAAGCTTCTTGTGATCCCGGGAGACCTGACTGATCCAACTTTCGGCCTTGGGCAAGAGAAGTTTGACCAGCTTGCGCATTGGGCAAGCGTGGTCTTCCATTTGGGTGCATATGTCAACTACACTCTACCGTACTCCTCTCACCGCGATGTCAATACTACCGGACTTCTTCACGTCCTTAAGTTTGTCAGCCACATGCGTCTGAAACCATTGCACTTTACTTCCAGCATAGGAGCAGCAGGACCCAGGGGTCTCCTTACTGGGGAAGATGTTGGGGAAGACCAGAGACCCAACTTGGATACAGAACGTGCGAGGCAGCATGTGGGATATACACAAAGCAAGCTTGTTCAAGAGAACATTGTATGGGATGCCATAGACCGCGGGTACCCAATCGCTATCTACCGTCCCGGACTCGTTATGGGACACAGCAGTACCGGCGTGTGCAAGCCCGAAGACTTGATGAACCGAATGATGTCCAACTGCATCCTCACAGGCTGCTATCCAGATCCACCTCAGCAGCGGAACCAATTTGTCCCTGTGGATTACGTCTGCTCAGCCTTGTTACGAATCTCCATGTACAACGATAATTTGGGCCGTGTGTATAATCTTGCTCATACAAAGCAAGCGGAGAGTATCACCATGGCCGAAGCGTTTGAGATCGTCAGTGCGTGCTGCTCCTCTCCTTTGCGGTGCGTTGCACCCTCCAAGTGGATTGAGGAGGTTTCCAGCAAAGGTCAGCATAAGGTCAAGTTGTCTACCTCGTTTCTGGATGAGCAGTTGTCACAACACGATGTCTGGTGGGGAGGCGGAAGTCCGGGACATATGGCCATGTATCGGACAGAGAATGTACGTCGTGCGCTGGCAGACTGTCCGGAGATTTTGGAAGTTAAGTCAATGGCTGAGTTGGTCAGGACGTATCATCCTCAATGGGTCAATTTGACGAAGATCTGA
- the schA gene encoding serine/threonine protein kinase SCH9 (COG:T;~EggNog:ENOG410PFAV;~InterPro:IPR017441,IPR017892,IPR008271,IPR000961, IPR000008,IPR000719,IPR011009;~PFAM:PF00433,PF00168,PF07714,PF14531,PF00069;~SMCOG1030:serine/threonine protein kinase;~antiSMASH:Cluster_1.1;~go_function: GO:0004672 - protein kinase activity [Evidence IEA];~go_function: GO:0004674 - protein serine/threonine kinase activity [Evidence IEA];~go_function: GO:0005524 - ATP binding [Evidence IEA];~go_process: GO:0006468 - protein phosphorylation [Evidence IEA]): protein MATAQGGTELREESTPKPLPFQDNATHQPQMGSNSPTPTGITTPQPDPTDKLQPSIMNNYFQVGPSSGPKSTTSFSLPDPMDNPQADALVAHAPESRSSSGRSSVSSEPLVMMGPDKSSAAPSDKKPHVSENKSVTLGPASLPTPPHCSAHSLLQKEPDETEMVSSVSDKGMGSSIFTTLKSYLSVPSGGTAASVPESTARRHTSHPVSSISDNTVLASHFSNPCLPSLADAPVVDHDKPPRVSMSSENLVKLTMNAADASRLKNTPPLTPRAMSNDGAQSESHPTDTNKPPTSCPEQSEQSKPQQTDEVTEEIAGKMDEVFPSGSSSRDRSSSPSNPSVGSLKGKLVVTICEARGLRPGFDPYVVCVFESNEVISKSAHDEEEALIERQQKEQEKSDLEAGRPIAIPLKSRQSSSNSLPSLLEGHDQKGKLMTDPHWNHEAVFDVLGEQSEVDVSVYDRSNQEAFLGHVRLTINLNEENDRMDGWYPLTARGAGDTQVSGEIRMEMRFETTDKKQVGPNDFQILKLIGKGTFGQVYQVMKKDTQRIYAMKVLSKKVIIQKKEVAHTLGERNILVRTAMAASPFIVGLKFSFQTPTDLYLVTDYMSGGELFWHLQKEGRFQEARAKFYIAELILSLQHLHEHDIVYRDLKPENILLDANGHIALCDFGLSKANLTRDDTTNTFCGTTEYLAPEVLLDEQGYTKMVDFWSLGVLVFEMCCGWSPFYAEDTQQMYKNIAFGKVRFPRDALSTEGRNFVKGLLNRNPKHRLGAKEDAKELMAHPFFADVDWDALCAKQVIPPFKPKLKSDTDTSNFDPEFTNAFDQNAHLNQHAALVANELMPGSTPLSPGMQANFKGFTFVNESSMDQHFPDESDDRVDEDLRMDDQAWQRSHRATEQQQRMSGVQKTGEAEPGIFHVDEHFDM from the exons ATGGCAACTGCTCAGGGTGGAACAGAGTTGCGTGAGGAGTCGACACC AAAACCTCTTCCTTTCCAGGATAACGCAACCCACCAACCTCAAATGGGGTCCAACAGTCCCACTCCTACTGGTATCACTACCCCGCAGCCGGATCCGACAGATAAGCTTCAGCCCTCCATCATGAACAATTACTTCCAGGTTGGTCCCTCTTCTGGTCCCAAATCAACGACCTCGTTCTCCTTGCCCGACCCCATGGACAATCCACAAGCAGATGCGCTTGTCGCACATGCTCCAGAGAGCCGAAGCTCGTCTGGCCGCTCTTCCGTTTCCTCTGAGCCCTTGGTCATGATGGGCCCGGACAAATCCTCCGCTGCCCCGTCAGACAAAAAGCCTCATGTTTCGGAGAATAAGTCAGTGACTTTGGGCCCTGCAAGTCTACCTACACCTCCCCATTGCTCTGCCCATTCCCTTCTGCAGAAAGAGCCGGATGAGACAGAAATGGTGTCCTCGGTCTCGGACAAAGGCATGGGTTCTTCTATTTTCACCACGTTGAAAAGTTACCTCTCTGTTCCGTCCGGAGGAACTGCGGCGTCGGTCCCGGAGTCTACCGCTCGGCGTCACACTTCCCATCCAGTGTCCAGTATCTCAGACAACACTGTTCTTGCATCTCATTTTTCCAACCCTTGTCTCCCTTCTCTGGCAGATGCCCCTGTAGTCGACCATGACAAACCACCCCGAGTTTCCATGTCTTCTGAGAATTTGGTCAAGCTAACCATGAACGCGGCTGATGCGTCGCGCCTAAAGAACACGCCTCCTCTTACCCCTCGCGCCATGTCCAATGATGGAGCCCAATCCGAAAGCCACCCCACTGACACCAATAAGCCGCCTACATCATGCCCGGAGCAATCAGAGCAATCCAAGCCGCAACAGACGGACGAAGTGACAGAAGAAATTGCTGGAAAGATGGACGAGGTATTCCCGTCCGGCTCATCTTCCCGGGACCGTTCCTCGTCTCCCTCTAACCCGTCCGTCGGTTCTCTCAAAGGCAAGCTCGTTGTTACCATTTGCGAAGCTCGAGGGCTGCGACCAGGTTTCGATCCGTATGTGGTTTGTGTATTCGAGTCGAACGAAGTCATTTCAAAGAGTGCgcacgatgaagaagaagctttGATTGAGCGACAGCAAAAGGAGCAAGAGAAATCTGATTTGGAAGCGGGCCGACCGATTGCCATTCCCTTGAAGAGTCGACAGAGTAGCAGCAACAGTCTGCCCAGTTTGTTAGAAGGTCATGATCAGAAGGGGAAGCTTATGACTGATCCTCATTGGAATCATGAGGCTGTTTT TGATGTTCTTGGCGAGCAATCGGAAGTCGATGTATCTGTCTATGACCGGAGCAACCAGGAAGCATTCCTGGGACATGTACGGCTTACCATCAATTTGAACGAAGAAAACGACCGAATGGATGGATGGTACCCGTTGACTGCCCGCGGCGCGGGTGATACGCAGGTCTCGGGAGAGATCCGGATGGAAATGCGGTTTGAGACAACAGATAAGAAACAGGTCGGACCGAACGATTTCCAGATCCTCAAGCTCATCGGCAAGGGAACATTTGGTCAGGTCTACCAAGTGATGAAGAAGGATACGCAACGGATATACGCGATGAAGGTGTTGTCGAAGAAGGTGATCATTCAGAAGAAGGAGGTTGCACACACTCTTGGCGAACGGAACATTTTAGTCCGGACCGCAATGGCGGCGTCTCCGTTTATTGTTGGACTGAAGTTCTCGTTCCAGACCCCTACCGATCTGTACCTGGTGACGGACTACATGTCCGGGGGTGAATTGTTCTGGCATCTCCAGAAGGAAGGACGGTTCCAGGAAGCGCGAGCCAAATTCTACATTGCTGAGCTCATCTTGTCCCTCCAACACCTGCACGAGCACGACATTGTCTACCGGGATCTGAAACCGGAAAACATCCTGCTGGATGCCAACGGGCACATTGCGCTCTGCGACTTTGGTCTTTCCAAGGCAAATCTTACCCGGGATGACACGACAAACACATTCTGCGGAACGACCGAGTATCTTGCGCCCGAAGTGCTGCTAGACGAGCAAGGGTATACGAAGATGGTCGACTTCTGGTCTCTGGGAGTACTTGTGTTTGAGATGTGCTGTGGATGGAGTCCGTTTTACGCGGAGGACACACAGCAGATGTACAAGAACATCGCATTTGGCAAGGTGCGATTCCCTCGGGACGCCCTCAGCACCGAAGGGCGGAACTTTGTCAAGGGTCTACTCAATCGGAACCCTAAGCACCGACTGGGAGCCAAGGAAGACGCCAAGGAGCTCATGGCGCACCCGTTCTTCGCAGATGTGGACTGGGACGCCCTGTGCGCCAAGCAGGTGATCCCGCCATTTAAGCCGAAACTCAAGTCGGACACAGACACGTCAAACTTTGACCCCGAGTTTACGAACGCGTTTGACCAAAACGCACACCTTAACCAGCACGCGGCGCTCGTGGCTAATGAATTGATGCCCGGGTCAACACCACTGTCACCGGGAATGCAGGCCAATTTCAAGGGCTTCACATTTGTGAATGAGAGCTCGATGGACCAACATTTCCCGGATGAGAGCGATGATCGGGTGGATGAGGATCTTCGGATGGATGACCAGGCGTGGCAACGATCGCATCGGGCGACGGAGCAACAGCAACGGATGAGTGGAGTTCAGAAAACGGGGGAGGCAGAGCCGGGGATTTTCCACGTTGATGAACATTTTGATATGTGA
- a CDS encoding nuclear telomere cap complex subunit Ten1 (COG:S;~EggNog:ENOG410PTCV;~InterPro:IPR024222;~PFAM:PF12658;~antiSMASH:Cluster_1.1;~go_component: GO:1990879 - CST complex [Evidence IEA];~go_function: GO:0043047 - single-stranded telomeric DNA binding [Evidence IEA];~go_process: GO:0016233 - telomere capping [Evidence IEA]), producing MTTPLPSRLVFLSQLHSLPSDSKVRFLGCVRIYNVATGHLILEHNYPRQAGKDAIIAVDINPLLETVTSEELRVGTWVNVLGYVRKPVQDTGKEDYVEAVMVFPAGPVSLGEYERTVRSAQDVDLARGL from the exons ATGACTACACCATTACCATCTAGATTGGTATTCCTCTCGCAACTTCATTCTCTTCCCTCGGACTCCAAAGTGCGATTCCTGGGCTG CGTAAGAATCTACAATGTCGCAACAGGCCACCTCATCCTCGAACACAACTACCCCCGCCAAGCAGGGAAAGACGCCATTATAGCGGTGGATATCAACCCTCTGCTTGAGACAGTTACGTCGGAGGAACTGCGTGTGGGCACTTGGGTGAATGTGCTTGGATATGTAAGAAAGCCGGTGCAAGATACTGGTAAAGAGGACTATGTCGAGGCGGTTATGGTATTTCCGGCTGGACCGGTTTCGTTGGGGGAGTATGAGAGGACTGTACGGAGTGCACAGGATGTGGATTTGGCCAGGGGACTATGA
- a CDS encoding beta-ketoacyl reductase (COG:Q;~EggNog:ENOG410QD7U;~InterPro:IPR036291,IPR013968;~PFAM:PF08659,PF13561,PF00106;~antiSMASH:Cluster_1.1), whose amino-acid sequence MGKIVIQIPDDSSALPVSKAREGTACLRSDVSYLLVGGLGGIGRAVARWMVEKGARHLVFLSRSGQASPESQALVRDLKSQDGCGVTVVAGSVADIEDVRRAVAACRKPVGGVLQMTMVLKDQLLMSMGYEEWTAALAPKVQGTWNLHNALGDTQLDFFILFSSLSGICGLSGQTNYAAANTFLDSFVRYRQCRGLTASVLDVGFMGDVGYVFEKATDIREQARSVAVPILEENDLLKGLETAIVS is encoded by the exons ATGGGTAAAATCGTTATCCAAATTCCCGACGATTCATCGGCTCTACCAGTGTCCAAAGCCCGAGAAGGGACCGCTTGTCTCCGCTCTGATGTCTCTTACCTTCTAGTTGGCGGTCTGGGCGGGATTGGACGTGCTGTTGCGAGGTGGATGGTTGAGAAGGGGGCCCGGCACTTGGTTTTCCTTTCACGATCTGGCCAAGCATCTCCCGAAAGCCAAGCTTTGGTTCGAGACCTTAAGAGTCAGGATGGCTGTGGCGTAACCGTTGTGGCAGGGAGTGTGGCTGACATTGAAGATGTCCGGCGTGCTGTTGCTGCATGCAGAAAGCCGGTAGGAGGAGTCTTGCAAATGACCATGGTACTGAAA GATCAACTTCTAATGAGCATGGGGTATGAGGAATGGACAGCCGCGCTTGCCCCCAAAGTCCAAGGGACATGGAACCTTCATAATGCCTTGGGCGACACACAGCTGGATTTCTTCATCCTGTTTAGTTCGTTGTCCGGTATTTGCGGTTTGAGTGGCCAGACAAATTACGCAGCAGCAAATACATTTCTGGACAGTTTTGTGAGATATCGACAATGTCGAGGATTGACTGCAAGCGTACTTGATGTCGGCTTCATGGGCGATGTTGGATATGTCTTTGAGAAAGCTACTGATATTCGAGAACAGGCGCGTTCTGTTGCAGTCCCGATTCTGGAGGAGAACGATCTACTCAAAGGCCTGGAGACTGCTATCGTTTCTTGA
- the SNF7 gene encoding ESCRT-III subunit protein SNF7 (BUSCO:EOG09264W71;~COG:U;~EggNog:ENOG410PJP4;~InterPro:IPR005024;~PFAM:PF03357;~antiSMASH:Cluster_1.1;~go_process: GO:0007034 - vacuolar transport [Evidence IEA]), translating into MWSWFGGAAAQKRKDAPKNAILMLREQLDMLQKRERHLENQMEEQEAIAKKNVAANKTAVAKAALRRKKVHEKNLEQTTAQITQLEQQIYSIEAANINQETLNAMKAAGSAMTQIHGSMTIDKVDETMDQLREQHQLSEEIAQAITSQSVGEQPDEDELDAELEGLEQEAMDERMLKTGTVPVADQINRLPAAANGEPKDKTKQAEEEDEEAELEKLRAEMAM; encoded by the exons ATGTGGTCCTGGTTTGGCGGAGCAGCAGCCCAGAAGCGCAAGGATGCGCCCAAGAATGCCATCCTGATGCTGCGGGAGCAGCTGGACATGCTACAGAAGCGGGAGAGACATCTGGAGAATCAGAtggaggagcaggaggcgATAGCGAAGAAGAATGTTGCGGCAAATAAAACTG CTGTTGCGAAAGCGGCTCTTCGGAGAAAAAAGGTCCACGAGAAGAACCTTGAACAGACGACGGCGCAGATTACCCAGCTCGAACAGCAGATTTACTCCATCGAAGCGGCGAATATCAACCAGGAGACTTTGAATGCGATGAAGGCGGCTGGTTCTGCCATGACACAGATTCACGGTTCTATGACGATCGATAAGGTTGATGAGACGAT GGATCAACTCCGAGAACAACACCAACTCAGCGAGGAAATCGCCCAGGCTATCACCAGCCAGTCCGTGGGCGAACAACCAGACGAAGACGAGTTGGATGCCGAACTCGAAGGATTGGAGCAGGAGGCTATGGATGAGCGTATGCTCAAGACAGGAACAGTGCCTGTGGCCGACCAGATCAATCGGTTACCTGCTGCCGCAAATGGAGAGC CCAAGGACAAAACGAAGCAagccgaggaagaagacgaggaaGCAGAGCTCGAGAAGCTCCGTGCAGAAATGGCCATGTGA